In Spirochaetota bacterium, the sequence GGGGCCAAGGAATTCTATTCCCTGGAGTTTGCCGTGAACCGGGACGTCCTGATACCGCGGCCCGAAACGGAGCTCCTCGTGGACATGGTGATCTACTATGCCAACCGCAATGCGGCGGTCGTTGATATAGGCACCGGCTCCGGCGCCATCGCGGTGGCGGTGAAGCACAGCCGGGCGGACCTGACAGTGCACGCCACCGACCTGTCCGAAAAGGCCCTGGCCGTGGCTCGCAGGAACGCCGCGCGCATCCTCGGGAAAAACAGGATCGTCTTTCACCGGGGGGACCTCTTCGAGCCGCTGAAGGGCATGAGCTTCCAGGTGATAGCGGTGAACCCGCCCTATGTCGACCGGGCCGTCGCCGGCGCGCTGCAGAAAGACCTTTCCTTCGAGCCGGAGGCGGCGCTCTTTTCCGGCAGCGGCGGCAGGGAAACCGTCGGGCGCGTCATCAGCCAGTCGGGGGGCTTTCTCGACGATGACGGGGTCCTCATCATGGAGATCGGAGATGACATGAAGGAGTTCGTTAAAACAACCGGCACGGACAACGGCTACGCCGTATCCGTACTGAATGACTACTCCGGCCTTCCCCGGGTAGCGGTAATGAAAAAGCAATG encodes:
- the prmC gene encoding peptide chain release factor N(5)-glutamine methyltransferase, which codes for MRVSEMVAAVAGQLKEAGIPSPVLDAELLVASILGTDRYRLRVGDDRELERAEEARIGRLARRRLLFEPMAYILGAKEFYSLEFAVNRDVLIPRPETELLVDMVIYYANRNAAVVDIGTGSGAIAVAVKHSRADLTVHATDLSEKALAVARRNAARILGKNRIVFHRGDLFEPLKGMSFQVIAVNPPYVDRAVAGALQKDLSFEPEAALFSGSGGRETVGRVISQSGGFLDDDGVLIMEIGDDMKEFVKTTGTDNGYAVSVLNDYSGLPRVAVMKKQ